One Chaetodon trifascialis isolate fChaTrf1 chromosome 12, fChaTrf1.hap1, whole genome shotgun sequence DNA window includes the following coding sequences:
- the LOC139340719 gene encoding target of Nesh-SH3 isoform X1, with protein MMMGMQQHSHSFVVLLLMVFISGIVLSGPSTPRRSRVRRQNMKVRISATGDTIVMKFLRPSPDTKLEGYILGYGSSMFSKQFIQLPENGQPYESEFDAEPKYLIAVQPIPTNEVKKQCTGKVEMEKPLHLVIGSVTPTSVLLSWGTLLKTPYEGNVMNDCLEDGHYTVRYRERNRKWNYQTCPTSDTVIDHLKPNTEYEFGVQSNSKDGTGMWSKPVIHNISTGGIEEKAIRKIFKRPLNSVKPFTPGPHSFPYAPRHVHHNRTQGRLPLSRNIAPKTTLGGGDLSRSVLPPFPEVLFGPEHHPPLHITETMASEPVLLTNVKKHGGHPLNQPQQKPKSHLHPQPQINAQLQPQYRPQPKPQVQKPQLKPQGKAQSQPKPQPKPLFRTQPRPQAPSQLKPQTQLQPKPQPTFQPILKTLPQLQPTSQPIFQTKPQPQPTFQPIHQTQPPSQLQLTSQPILQTEPQPPSTSQPIFQPQPQPTSQLMPQTQPQPQPPHQPKFQHILQNQPKSQPQSQPTSKFVAEIQPTSQPILQTQPKLQSQPKKHPQSQPQTATQLQAEKRPQPTLWPKHQAQPQTQPHLKNQTQHQVQPTPQPTPLAYRQTAKPTRTHIPQTQQALPKFHIHPEPQPQATAQSQIHTHPQLKITEPELTTKQKSKAQPTPKPKIHFSQSKSKTQHPTESQPKQKTGPQPKSQHKPQPPPQPKKQPNAHQKNQPKPKSTTRDQQQLIPKIQPWPQSHSPTMTHAQPVTHFLDVPQPQPSPNTETHSHLEPLPKPHRAYRPKPQPQPGTHSDATKVSPRQAVPTAPSPPEEGKPLPRPALATEKAGSYNQGTGVHRLSIAEVPRSPISSSIPPAGRNITQSRPRVPPRNSVRPFSPSKTFATPLSSSTPGADGVHHRGIALPKRVAWSREQPVLRPPIPVNKRPNLVGKPSDHDKPMDLKQGDKESILKPFSLVTAKPKQERRQQTTTSAPAVNSSRFDINENSSIFRPLPASDVDIMGKKRFIAPHVIYKTDKKPDEPCSITSSLAYFPDEEGSDQNVTGPPRIPPSNLTVVTVEGCPSFVILDWQKSDNETREYEVVSTSKGPNGEEVSVLTTNQTHTAVENLKPESNYEFKVTPRNEKGTGPSSDPVSFSTESADPRVSEYVSGKDAIWTQFPFKSDAYSECSGKQYVKRTWYRKFVGIQLCNSLRYKIYLSDSLNGKFYNIGDQTGHGEDHCQFVDSFLDGRTGTQMSADQLPGRLGFYRAMRQEPVNFGDIGGKSHVTYVGWYECGTPIPGKW; from the exons ATGATGATGGGGATGCagcaacactcacacagctttGTGGTCCTTCTCCTCATGGTCTTCATCTCTGGGATAGTTCTCTCTGGCCCCTCAACTCCCCGCAGGAGCAGAG TGAGACGTCAGAACATGAAAGTCCGTATCAGCGCCACAGGAGACACCATTGTGATGAAGTTTTTGCGTCCCAGCCCTGACACCAAGCTTGAGGGTTACATCCTGGGCTATGGCAGCAGCATGTTCTCCAAGCAGTTCATCCAGCTGCCTGAGAACGGACAACCATATGAGTCTGAGTTCG ATGCTGAGCCAAAGTACCTTATCGCTGTGCAGCCCATCCCAACCAATGAGGTGAAAAAGCAATGCACAG gtaAAGTGGAAATGGAGAAGCCGCTACACTTGGTCATTGGCTCGGTAACACCCacttctgtccttctgtcctggGGGACTCTGCTGAAAACCCCCTATGAAGGCAACGTCATGAATGACTGTCTTGAGGATGG ACACTACACAGTGCGTTATCGTGAGAGGAACAGGAAATGGAACTACCAGACCTGCCCAACTAGTGACACGGTCATTGACCATCTGAAGCCCAACACAGAATATGAGTTTGGTGTCCAGTCCAACTCTAAGGATGGCACGGGGATGTGGAGCAAGCCAGTCATTCACAACATCAGCACAGGGGGCATAGAGG AGAAGGCCATCAGGAAAATCTTTAAACGTCCCCTCAACTCCGTG AAACCTTTCACACCAGGTCCACACTCCTTCCCCTACGCTCCTCGCCATG TTCACCATAACAGGACCCAGGGCAGACTGCCCCTCTCCCGGAACATAGCCCCAAAGACAACTCTTG GAGGAGGAGACCTCTCCAGATCTGTCTTGCCTCCTTTCCCGGAGGTCCTGTTCGGTCCCGAGCACCATCCACCACTACACATTACAGAAACCATGGCATCTGAGCCAGTCCTCctgacaaatgtgaaaaaacatggaggacatCCTCTGAATCAACCACAACAAAAGCCTAAGTCCCATCTTCATCCACAACCTCAAATTAACGCCCAGCTCCAGCCACAGTATCGACCACAACCAAAACCCCAAGTCCAAAAACCTCAACTAAAGCCCCAGGGCAAGGCTCAGTCTCAACCAAAACCTCAACCAAAACCCCTTTTCCGAACTCAACCACGACCCCAAGCACCATCCCAGCTCAAACCCCAGACCCAACTTCAGCCAAAACCCCAACCAACATTCCAGCCCATTCTCAAGACCCTGCCTCAACTCCAACCAACATCCCAGCCCATATTCCAAACTaaaccacaaccacaaccaACATTCCAGCCCATACACCAGACCCAACCACCATCACAACTGCAATTAACATCTCAGCCCATACTGCAGACTGAACCACAACCCCCATCAACATCCCAGCCCATATTCCAGCCCCAACCACAACCAACATCCCAACTAATGCCCCAGACTCAACCACAACCCCAACCCCCACATCAACCAAAATTCCAGCACATACTCCAGAACCAACCGAAATCCCAACCTCAATCCCAACCAACATCCAAGTTCGTAGCTGAGATCCAACCAACATCCCAGCCCATACTCCAGACCCAACCTAAATTACAATCTCAGCCAAAGAAACATCCCCAATCACAGCCTCAAACGGCTACCCAGCTCCAGGCTGAGAAACGACCTCAACCAACACTCTGGCCAAAACACCAGGCCCAACCTCAAACACAACCACATCTAAAGAACCAGACCCAGCATCAAGTTCAACCAACTCCACAGCCCACACCTCTGGCATATCGTCAAACAGCTAAACCAACACGAACACACATACCTCAGACACAACAAGCACTACCAAAGTTTCACATCCATCCTGAACCTCAACCACAAGCTACAGCTCAGTCACAAATCCACACGCATCCTCAACTAAAAATCACAGAGCCTGAACTAACCACCAAGCAGAAGTCTAAGGCCCAACCAACACCTAAACCAAAGATACATTTTTCTCAGTCCAAGTCCAAGACACAACATCCAACAGAGAGCCAACCCAAGCAAAAAACAGGTCCTCAGCCAAAGAGCCAGCACAAGCCCCAACCACCACCTCAACCAAAAAAGCAGCCAAACGCTCACCAAAAAAATCAGCCAAAGCCAAAATCCACAACAAGAGACCAACAACAACTTATCCCAAAGATTCAGCCATGGCCTCAATCACATTCTCCAACAATGACCCATGCCCAACCTGTAACTCATTTTCTGGATGTTCCCCAACCACAACCTTCACCAAACACTGAGACTCATTCCCATCTTGAACCTCTACCCAAGCCACACCGTGCATATAGGCCCAAACCACAACCTCAACCTGGGACCCACTCTGATGCCACCAAGGTCTCCCCAAGGCAGGCTGTCCCTACGG CTCCTAGTCCACCGGAAGAGGGCAAGCCTCTACCAAGACCTGCCCTGGCTACTGAGAAGGCTGGTAGTTACAATCAGG GTACTGGTGTCCACAGATTGTCCATTGCTGAAGTTCCTCGCTCTCCCATTAGCTCCTCAATCCCTCCAGCAGGAAGAAACATCACGCAGTCTCGTCCTCGGGTTCCACCTCGTAATAGTGTACGACCATTTTCTCCATCAAAGACATTCGCCACCCCTCTCAGTTCCAGCACACCTGGGG CCGATGGGGTGCATCATAGGGGCATTGCTCTTCCTAAACGTGTGGCGTGGTCCAGAGAGCAACCTG TTCTGCGTCCCCCTATTCCTGTCAACAAGAGACCCAACCTGGTGGGGAAACCCAGTGACCATG ATAAACCCATGGACCTGAAACAAGGAGACAAGGAATCCATCTTGAAGCCATTCTCTCTGGTGACAGCCAAGCCCAAGCAAGAGCGCAGACAGCAGACAACCACCTCCGCCCCGGCAGTAAACA GCAGCCGTTTTGACATAAATGAGAACTCCTCCATATTCAGGCCTTTGCCTGCGTCAGACGTAGACATCATGGGCAAAAAACGCTTTATAG CTCCCCATGTGATCTATAAGACAGATAAGAAGCCAGATGAGCCGTGCTCTATCACCTCTTCCCTCGCTTACTTCCCTGATGAGGAGGGCAGTGATCAGAATGTGACTGGTCCTCCCCGCATACCTCCCTCAAACCTCACTGTGGTTACCGTGGAGGGCTGCCCATCCTTTGTCATTCTTGACTGGCAGAAATCTGACAATGAAACCAGAG AGTATGAAGTTGTATCCACCTCTAAAGGACCAAATGGAGAGGAGGTGTCAGTACTGACGACTAACCAGACACATACAGCCGTGGAGAATCTCAAACCAGAGAGCAA ttatgAATTCAAAGTAACGCCAAGGAACGAGAAGGGAACAGGACCCTCCAGTGATCCTGTGTCTTTTAGCACAGAATCAG CGGATCCACGAGTGAGCGAGTATGTTTCAG GCAAAGATGCAATCTGGACTCAGTTCCCATTTAAATCAGATGCCTACTCCGAATGCAGTGGAAAGCAGTATGTGAAGAGAACTTGGTACCGAAAGTTTGTGGGCATCCAGCTCTGCAACTCCCTGAGATACAAGATCTACCTGAGTGACTCTCTCAATG GGAAGTTCTACAACATTGGGGATCAGACGGGGCACGGTGAGGACCATTGTCAATTTGTGGATTCCTTCCTGGATGGACGGACGGGCACCCAGATGTCTGCTGACCAGCTACCCGGCAGGCTAG GGTTTTATAGAGCGATGAGACAGGAGCCTGTCAACTTCGGAGACATTGGAGGAAAGTCACACGTTACTTATGTAGGCTGGTATGAGTGTGGCACACCCATACCTGGGAAGTGGTAA
- the LOC139340719 gene encoding target of Nesh-SH3 isoform X2, with the protein MMMGMQQHSHSFVVLLLMVFISGIVLSGPSTPRRSRVRRQNMKVRISATGDTIVMKFLRPSPDTKLEGYILGYGSSMFSKQFIQLPENGQPYESEFDAEPKYLIAVQPIPTNEVKKQCTGKVEMEKPLHLVIGSVTPTSVLLSWGTLLKTPYEGNVMNDCLEDGHYTVRYRERNRKWNYQTCPTSDTVIDHLKPNTEYEFGVQSNSKDGTGMWSKPVIHNISTGGIEEKAIRKIFKRPLNSVKPFTPGPHSFPYAPRHADGVHHRGIALPKRVAWSREQPVLRPPIPVNKRPNLVGKPSDHDKPMDLKQGDKESILKPFSLVTAKPKQERRQQTTTSAPAVNSSRFDINENSSIFRPLPASDVDIMGKKRFIAPHVIYKTDKKPDEPCSITSSLAYFPDEEGSDQNVTGPPRIPPSNLTVVTVEGCPSFVILDWQKSDNETREYEVVSTSKGPNGEEVSVLTTNQTHTAVENLKPESNYEFKVTPRNEKGTGPSSDPVSFSTESADPRVSEYVSGKDAIWTQFPFKSDAYSECSGKQYVKRTWYRKFVGIQLCNSLRYKIYLSDSLNGKFYNIGDQTGHGEDHCQFVDSFLDGRTGTQMSADQLPGRLGFYRAMRQEPVNFGDIGGKSHVTYVGWYECGTPIPGKW; encoded by the exons ATGATGATGGGGATGCagcaacactcacacagctttGTGGTCCTTCTCCTCATGGTCTTCATCTCTGGGATAGTTCTCTCTGGCCCCTCAACTCCCCGCAGGAGCAGAG TGAGACGTCAGAACATGAAAGTCCGTATCAGCGCCACAGGAGACACCATTGTGATGAAGTTTTTGCGTCCCAGCCCTGACACCAAGCTTGAGGGTTACATCCTGGGCTATGGCAGCAGCATGTTCTCCAAGCAGTTCATCCAGCTGCCTGAGAACGGACAACCATATGAGTCTGAGTTCG ATGCTGAGCCAAAGTACCTTATCGCTGTGCAGCCCATCCCAACCAATGAGGTGAAAAAGCAATGCACAG gtaAAGTGGAAATGGAGAAGCCGCTACACTTGGTCATTGGCTCGGTAACACCCacttctgtccttctgtcctggGGGACTCTGCTGAAAACCCCCTATGAAGGCAACGTCATGAATGACTGTCTTGAGGATGG ACACTACACAGTGCGTTATCGTGAGAGGAACAGGAAATGGAACTACCAGACCTGCCCAACTAGTGACACGGTCATTGACCATCTGAAGCCCAACACAGAATATGAGTTTGGTGTCCAGTCCAACTCTAAGGATGGCACGGGGATGTGGAGCAAGCCAGTCATTCACAACATCAGCACAGGGGGCATAGAGG AGAAGGCCATCAGGAAAATCTTTAAACGTCCCCTCAACTCCGTG AAACCTTTCACACCAGGTCCACACTCCTTCCCCTACGCTCCTCGCCATG CCGATGGGGTGCATCATAGGGGCATTGCTCTTCCTAAACGTGTGGCGTGGTCCAGAGAGCAACCTG TTCTGCGTCCCCCTATTCCTGTCAACAAGAGACCCAACCTGGTGGGGAAACCCAGTGACCATG ATAAACCCATGGACCTGAAACAAGGAGACAAGGAATCCATCTTGAAGCCATTCTCTCTGGTGACAGCCAAGCCCAAGCAAGAGCGCAGACAGCAGACAACCACCTCCGCCCCGGCAGTAAACA GCAGCCGTTTTGACATAAATGAGAACTCCTCCATATTCAGGCCTTTGCCTGCGTCAGACGTAGACATCATGGGCAAAAAACGCTTTATAG CTCCCCATGTGATCTATAAGACAGATAAGAAGCCAGATGAGCCGTGCTCTATCACCTCTTCCCTCGCTTACTTCCCTGATGAGGAGGGCAGTGATCAGAATGTGACTGGTCCTCCCCGCATACCTCCCTCAAACCTCACTGTGGTTACCGTGGAGGGCTGCCCATCCTTTGTCATTCTTGACTGGCAGAAATCTGACAATGAAACCAGAG AGTATGAAGTTGTATCCACCTCTAAAGGACCAAATGGAGAGGAGGTGTCAGTACTGACGACTAACCAGACACATACAGCCGTGGAGAATCTCAAACCAGAGAGCAA ttatgAATTCAAAGTAACGCCAAGGAACGAGAAGGGAACAGGACCCTCCAGTGATCCTGTGTCTTTTAGCACAGAATCAG CGGATCCACGAGTGAGCGAGTATGTTTCAG GCAAAGATGCAATCTGGACTCAGTTCCCATTTAAATCAGATGCCTACTCCGAATGCAGTGGAAAGCAGTATGTGAAGAGAACTTGGTACCGAAAGTTTGTGGGCATCCAGCTCTGCAACTCCCTGAGATACAAGATCTACCTGAGTGACTCTCTCAATG GGAAGTTCTACAACATTGGGGATCAGACGGGGCACGGTGAGGACCATTGTCAATTTGTGGATTCCTTCCTGGATGGACGGACGGGCACCCAGATGTCTGCTGACCAGCTACCCGGCAGGCTAG GGTTTTATAGAGCGATGAGACAGGAGCCTGTCAACTTCGGAGACATTGGAGGAAAGTCACACGTTACTTATGTAGGCTGGTATGAGTGTGGCACACCCATACCTGGGAAGTGGTAA